In the Pedosphaera parvula Ellin514 genome, one interval contains:
- a CDS encoding ABC transporter substrate-binding protein, whose translation MKRLQFFRVAALGLILAGIISGCGKNEGSSSGTGSTTPQKSESGPLPEPPLVAKSEPGVPGGRLVISSFGDPKTFNPITANETSSTDIINRMFAGLLTVDVPTQEIRPGLADTWTVEPDNKTYTFHLRKGLRWSDGQPLDADDVIFTWNDVIYNTNIVNVVVDQFRLGGKDFAVTKVDDLTIKVVTPDIYAPFLMFFGAVAIVPKHILTKDVEAKRFESAYGINARPNEVVSNGPFRLRDYKPGQYTRLERNPHFFEVDSKGERLPYFNEVVYTVVPDQSAISLRFLRGEADLQELVRPEEYDRFKEESAKGRFQLLDLGLASEQDSLTFNQNTNSNPKTGKPIVDPVKLKWFRNTKFRQAISFAIDREAIVRSALGGHGAPRYGFTSPQNKKWFNPDIKTYPYDPAKARALLAEIGIKDRGDGTLADSEGHPIAFVMNTNAGNDRRQKSAVIIQEDLKRLGIQLIFQPLEFNLLIDKFSNSFDYDCILLGWAGGPPDPAYEMNVVKSSGFSHEWFPRQKTPSTEWEARIDFLMDEQLKTLDQAQRKKYFDEVQLILSEQMPMIPTVSMQAYSAVRSDIGNVRGTTLDPNRLTWNLEELFYKKK comes from the coding sequence ATGAAAAGACTTCAATTTTTCCGGGTTGCGGCGCTGGGTTTGATTCTTGCAGGAATAATTTCCGGCTGTGGTAAGAATGAGGGAAGTTCATCTGGCACAGGAAGCACAACGCCCCAAAAGTCCGAGAGTGGTCCACTTCCCGAACCGCCGCTGGTTGCCAAATCCGAGCCGGGTGTTCCCGGAGGGCGATTGGTTATTTCCAGTTTTGGCGATCCCAAAACTTTCAATCCCATCACTGCCAACGAAACCTCCTCGACTGACATTATTAACAGGATGTTTGCCGGCTTATTAACTGTTGATGTCCCCACCCAGGAGATCCGTCCCGGCCTCGCGGATACTTGGACGGTTGAACCGGATAACAAAACTTACACATTCCATCTTCGTAAAGGCCTTCGCTGGAGCGACGGCCAGCCCCTCGATGCTGATGACGTCATATTCACATGGAATGATGTCATCTATAATACGAATATTGTTAATGTCGTGGTGGATCAGTTTCGTCTGGGCGGCAAGGATTTCGCCGTAACCAAAGTGGATGACCTAACAATCAAGGTGGTTACCCCGGATATTTACGCTCCCTTCCTGATGTTCTTCGGAGCTGTCGCCATTGTCCCGAAACACATTTTGACCAAGGATGTGGAAGCAAAAAGATTCGAATCGGCTTACGGCATTAATGCCCGGCCGAATGAGGTTGTAAGTAACGGGCCTTTTCGTTTAAGGGATTATAAACCCGGCCAATACACGCGCCTGGAACGCAATCCTCACTTCTTTGAAGTGGACAGCAAAGGTGAAAGACTGCCTTATTTTAACGAAGTGGTGTACACTGTGGTTCCAGACCAGAGCGCGATTTCACTGCGTTTTCTAAGAGGAGAAGCCGACCTCCAGGAACTGGTGCGGCCTGAGGAATACGATCGGTTCAAGGAGGAATCGGCCAAGGGACGTTTCCAACTACTGGATCTTGGGTTGGCTTCAGAACAGGATTCTCTCACTTTTAACCAGAATACAAATTCAAACCCAAAAACCGGGAAGCCCATAGTCGACCCGGTAAAATTGAAATGGTTCCGCAACACTAAATTTCGTCAGGCCATCTCCTTTGCCATTGATCGGGAAGCCATCGTAAGGTCCGCGCTGGGCGGCCACGGCGCTCCCAGATATGGCTTCACTTCACCGCAAAATAAAAAGTGGTTCAACCCGGACATCAAGACTTATCCCTATGATCCAGCCAAGGCCCGCGCACTGCTCGCCGAAATTGGCATCAAGGATCGGGGCGATGGAACGCTTGCTGATTCGGAAGGCCATCCAATCGCATTCGTTATGAACACCAATGCCGGAAATGATCGCCGTCAAAAAAGCGCTGTCATCATTCAGGAGGACTTGAAGCGCCTCGGCATCCAACTGATTTTTCAACCCCTCGAGTTTAACCTTTTGATTGATAAATTCTCGAACTCCTTTGATTACGACTGTATTCTTCTCGGCTGGGCGGGCGGCCCTCCCGATCCCGCCTATGAGATGAATGTAGTAAAATCAAGCGGCTTCAGTCACGAATGGTTCCCACGCCAAAAAACTCCCTCAACTGAATGGGAGGCTCGCATCGACTTTTTGATGGATGAACAGTTGAAGACTCTCGACCAGGCTCAGAGAAAGAAATATTTCGACGAAGTTCAGCTTATCCTTTCCGAGCAGATGCCCATGATTCCGACGGTTTCCATGCAGGCCTACTCTGCAGTCCGTTCCGACATCGGCAACGTTCGCGGAACCACCCTCGACCCAAATCGGCTGACTTGGAATCTGGAAGAACTCTTCTACAAGAAAAAGTAA
- a CDS encoding VOC family protein codes for MTIAKKLLHTRYRVNDLERTVKFYREILGLEETRRHKSSRGSELAFMKAPESEELIELCYFPGSGPVEVQPDLTHLAFEVDSLEEFGKHLASKGYKYSDGPHMRPEGGGIAFVDAPEGYEIELIERAK; via the coding sequence ATGACTATTGCGAAGAAACTCCTGCATACCCGCTATCGTGTGAATGACCTGGAACGCACCGTGAAGTTTTATCGCGAGATTCTCGGTTTGGAAGAAACCCGGCGTCATAAGTCATCGCGTGGCTCGGAACTGGCATTTATGAAAGCGCCGGAAAGTGAAGAACTGATTGAACTTTGTTATTTTCCCGGCAGTGGCCCGGTCGAGGTGCAACCGGATCTGACCCATCTCGCTTTCGAGGTGGACAGTCTAGAGGAGTTCGGCAAGCATCTGGCCTCGAAGGGATATAAGTACTCTGACGGTCCGCATATGCGCCCGGAGGGCGGCGGCATTGCTTTCGTTGATGCACCTGAGGGCTACGAGATCGAGCTGATCGAGCGGGCTAAGTAA
- the cdaA gene encoding diadenylate cyclase CdaA, producing the protein MSLNWSMLENSWRPALEISLLAIGIYYTFMLVKGSRGWSVIIGFLLLFLFTIVSWVLKLEVVSWLLGKFFAFSAFAILVIFQPELRRMLSELGNLRLFYTAREQRENIEVIIQTVERLAEVKIGALIALEQAIQLQEVVESGLVVDCEATPEMLETIFFPNNAIHDGGVIIKGDRITYAACIFPLTQRQDLNKTLGTRHRAAIGLTEETDAIVVVVSEETGLTSYAYKGQLVRGVTQEELRAFLTSVFVKSGRSRSLIEWLRKLIGERHIPQAPAVKAGSK; encoded by the coding sequence ATGTCGTTAAATTGGTCCATGTTGGAAAATAGTTGGCGCCCCGCGTTGGAGATATCGCTCCTCGCGATAGGGATCTACTATACCTTCATGCTCGTGAAGGGATCACGCGGGTGGTCCGTGATCATCGGCTTTCTGCTGCTCTTTCTTTTTACGATTGTCAGTTGGGTCCTAAAGCTGGAGGTGGTTAGCTGGCTCCTGGGTAAATTCTTCGCTTTCTCGGCATTCGCCATTCTGGTGATCTTCCAACCTGAGTTGCGGCGCATGCTTTCAGAGTTGGGAAACCTGCGCCTCTTCTACACGGCACGGGAACAGCGTGAGAACATTGAAGTCATCATTCAAACCGTGGAGCGGTTGGCGGAGGTAAAAATTGGAGCGCTGATTGCCCTGGAGCAAGCCATTCAACTGCAGGAGGTGGTGGAATCCGGCCTTGTGGTCGATTGCGAGGCCACGCCTGAAATGCTGGAAACCATTTTCTTTCCCAACAATGCCATTCATGATGGGGGAGTGATCATCAAGGGAGACCGCATCACTTATGCCGCCTGCATTTTTCCACTCACCCAACGTCAGGACCTGAACAAAACCCTTGGCACACGTCACCGGGCGGCGATTGGATTAACGGAAGAAACGGATGCCATTGTGGTGGTGGTTTCCGAGGAAACGGGGCTCACCTCTTATGCGTACAAGGGGCAACTCGTGCGCGGAGTGACCCAGGAAGAACTGCGCGCATTCCTGACTTCGGTATTCGTCAAGAGTGGCAGATCCCGCAGTTTGATTGAGTGGCTTCGTAAATTGATCGGTGAGCGGCATATTCCGCAAGCCCCGGCAGTAAAAGCCGGCTCCAAATAG
- a CDS encoding CdaR family protein gives MAARDYILHNFWWKLLSVLLAALTWFTIQTAFQKDQTLRQSPVITTSTRSFASIPIILQTSAANTNRYRISPVTVTVEVSGTADVLEKLQTKQIQAVVDVSEAAEEKEFRKDIQVQVPKDLKVVSTKPIYVSVERITGQK, from the coding sequence ATGGCAGCACGCGATTACATTTTACATAATTTCTGGTGGAAGCTTTTGTCCGTGTTGCTGGCGGCGCTTACGTGGTTTACCATTCAAACTGCCTTCCAGAAGGATCAGACCCTGAGGCAATCGCCGGTGATTACGACCAGCACGCGAAGCTTTGCATCGATTCCGATCATTTTACAAACCTCGGCTGCCAATACGAATCGATACCGGATCAGCCCGGTGACAGTCACTGTTGAAGTCAGCGGCACTGCCGATGTGCTGGAGAAACTGCAAACCAAGCAGATACAGGCCGTGGTGGATGTAAGCGAAGCGGCGGAAGAAAAGGAATTTAGGAAAGACATTCAAGTGCAGGTTCCCAAAGACCTGAAGGTCGTGAGCACAAAACCGATTTATGTCAGTGTGGAGCGAATAACTGGCCAAAAATAA
- the folP gene encoding dihydropteroate synthase, which yields MGVVNVTPDSFSDGGKYFDNASAVRHAMDLIEQGADIIDVGGESTRPKAEPVSEEEELRRVMPVIEALVPQINIPLSIDTLKPGVARAAVRAGASIINDVGANRTDGEMWRIVAETGVGYVAMHMQGSPATMQVKPTYQDVVEEVRIFLNGKIVDLQAVGISPEQIILDVGIGFGKTLEHNLQLLGSLRRFTTLQRPLLLGVSRKSFISKLLGVAAEDRLPGALACTLTAFEAGVQMFRTHDVAATVQALRMAEAITL from the coding sequence ATGGGGGTGGTAAATGTGACGCCTGATTCCTTTTCCGATGGCGGGAAGTACTTTGACAATGCGTCGGCCGTGAGACATGCCATGGACTTGATAGAGCAGGGGGCTGATATCATCGATGTGGGAGGAGAATCGACCCGGCCCAAAGCAGAGCCCGTCAGCGAGGAGGAGGAATTGAGGCGGGTTATGCCAGTTATCGAGGCTTTGGTGCCTCAAATCAACATTCCTCTGTCCATCGACACCCTTAAGCCTGGTGTGGCACGGGCGGCGGTGAGGGCGGGTGCAAGTATCATTAATGATGTGGGGGCAAACCGAACCGATGGCGAAATGTGGCGAATTGTGGCTGAGACCGGGGTTGGTTATGTGGCCATGCACATGCAAGGCAGCCCGGCAACCATGCAGGTTAAACCTACTTATCAGGACGTGGTGGAAGAGGTTAGGATTTTCCTCAACGGGAAAATTGTTGACCTGCAGGCAGTGGGCATCAGTCCGGAACAGATCATTTTGGATGTGGGAATTGGCTTTGGAAAGACTCTGGAACACAATTTGCAGTTGCTCGGAAGCCTGAGGAGATTTACAACTCTACAGAGACCGTTGCTGCTCGGCGTCTCACGCAAATCCTTCATAAGTAAATTGCTGGGAGTTGCCGCCGAAGACCGTCTGCCGGGAGCTCTCGCCTGCACCCTGACGGCGTTTGAGGCAGGAGTACAGATGTTTCGGACGCATGACGTTGCAGCCACGGTACAAGCACTGAGAATGGCGGAGGCCATCACCTTATAA